In Pelodictyon luteolum DSM 273, the genomic stretch ACGTTGCCCTCGTTGCGAAGCATGTCGCAGAGCGCCAGAGCGATGGCATCGGTTACATCAAGCGGCTTCGGCACGGAGCCGAGCCCGAGCATGGCGGTGACCATGCCGGCAACCTGTTCCTTGGAGGCTCCGCCGCGACCGGTAACGGCCAGCTTCACCTCACGTGGGGCATACTCATGGAGCATAAGGCCGCGATGCACTCCAAGAGCGATGACCGCCCCCCTGACCTGGCCGAGCTTTAGGGCTGACTGTACGTTCCTGCCGACGAACGCCGTCTCGATCGACAATCGTCCGGGCTGAACCCGGCTGATGAGGCAGTCAAGCGCCTCGAAAATCTCTCCGATCCGTGCCGGGTGGCTTTTTCCGGGATTGAGGCGCAGAACGCCGCATTCGAGCAGTCGGTACCGCCCGTCATCCGTGGACACCACCCCGTAACCGGTGCTGAGGCTCCCCGGATCAATCCCCAGCACGATCATACTCAGTCTTCCAGACTGTTCATTGCACTCTCACTGATCTCCATATTGCTGTAGACGGCCTGAACGTCATCGTTCTCCTCCAGCGCATCGATCAGCTTGATGACCTTGCGGGCGTCTTCGGCCTCGAGCTCAATGTAGTTCTCC encodes the following:
- the ruvC gene encoding crossover junction endodeoxyribonuclease RuvC translates to MIVLGIDPGSLSTGYGVVSTDDGRYRLLECGVLRLNPGKSHPARIGEIFEALDCLISRVQPGRLSIETAFVGRNVQSALKLGQVRGAVIALGVHRGLMLHEYAPREVKLAVTGRGGASKEQVAGMVTAMLGLGSVPKPLDVTDAIALALCDMLRNEGNVSLPKAKGSSRRGNGWAEFVKASPDLVVEPLKH